The window GAGGTTCTGGATTCGCGCGGCAACCCGACTGTGGAGGTCGAGGTCACGTTATATGAAGGCGCAGTGGGACGGGCCATCGTTCCCTCCGGCGCTTCCACCGGCGTACATGAGGCGTGGGAGAAGCGCGACGGCGACAAGAAGCGCTACGGTGGCAAGGGCGTGCTCCAGGCCGTGGACGCCGTCAATGACGAAGTGGCCGAGGCCCTCGTCGGTTGGCCGGCGACCGATCAGGCCGGGATCGATTTGGCGATGATCGAACTGGACGGCACCGAAAACAAGAGCCGTCTGGGGGCCAACGGGATTCTGGGCGTATCACTGGCCGTGGCCCGTGCCGCCGCCGCCTCGCAGGACCTGCCTCTCTATCGCTATCTGGGCGGGGTCGGCGGGCGCACACTGCCGGTGCCCATGATGAACATTATGAACGGCGGCAAGCATGCCGCCGGGGCCACCGATATGCAGGAGTTTATGGTCATGCCCGTCGGCGCCTCGACCTATAGCGAGGGCCTGCGCTGGGGCGTGGAAATCTACCACAGTCTGAAGAAAGTGCTGAGCAAGAAGGGCTACTCCACGACCGTCGGCGACGAGGGCGGCTTCGCGCCGCGCGTGTCGGCCAATAGCGAGGCGCTCGATCTCATCCTGGAAGCCATTCGCGAAGCCGGTTACACGGCCGGCGAGCAGATCATGCTGGCGATGGACCCGGCGGCCTCGGAGTTCTATGAGGACGGCAAGTACCATCTGAAGGTCGAGGGCAAGTCCCTGACCGGCCGCGAGATGGTCGATTTCTGGGAGTCGTGGGTCGATAAGTATCCCATCATCTCCATCGAGGACGGCCTGCACGAGGATGATTGGGACAATTGGGCGGCGATGGTGGATCGGCTGGGCGACCGGCTGCAAATCGTCGGCGACGACCTGCTGGTGACCAACGTCAAGCGCATCCAGACGGCCATCGACCGCAAGGCGGCCAATAGCCTGCTGTGCAAGGTCAACCAGATCGGCACGCTGACCGAGGCCATCGAATCGGTCAATCTGGTGCAGCGCAACGGCTGGACGGCCGTCGTCTCCCATCGCAGCGGCGAATCGGAAGATGCCACCATCAGCGACCTGGTTGTGGCCCTCAATGCCGGGCAGATCAAGACCGGCGCTCCGGCCCGCAGCGACCGCGTTGCCAAATACAACCAACTGCTGCGCATCGAGGAAGACCTCGGCGAGGCGGCCGTCTATCCCGGCATCAAGGCGTTTTCCAACCTGCGCCGTTAAGCGCGTTTTGAGAGGAGAAACCACTCTTATGAAGGATGACATAGGGTTCCAGCCTTTGCTGGACGACGACGACGATGACGACGACTCCCCGGCGGTCGAACCGCTTGAACCGACCGAAGAACCGGGCGAGGGCGAGGAAGGCGAAGAAGGCAAGGACGACGACGAAGACGACGACGAAGATAAGTCCGAGAAGAAAGGCGCGCCTTCCGGTTCGATGGAAGAGCGGCTGCTGAAGAGCCGGACGATCCTCATCTATGGCGAGATCGATATGGCCGTGGCCCAGGACGTGACCCGCCGCCTGCTGGTGATGGATGCCGAATCACAGGACGACATCCGTATCTTCATCAACTCGCCGGGCGGGCACGTGGAATCGGGCGATACGATCTTCGACATGATTCGCTTCGTCAAATCGCCGGTGAAGGTGATCGGCACGGGCTGGGTTGCCAGCGCCGGGGCGTTGATCTACGCCGCGGCCGAGCTGGAGAATCGCTACAGCCTGCCCAACACGCGCTTCCTGTTGCACCAACCGGCGGGCGGCATGTCCGGCCAGGCGTCGGATATCGCCATCGAGGCCCAGGAGATTCTCAAGATGCGCCGCCGTCTCAATGAAATCTTCGCCCGCCAGACGGGGCAGTCGATTGAAAAAGTGGAAGGCGACACCGACCGCAACTTCTGGATGTCGGCCGCCCAGGCCAAGGAGTATGGTCTCGTCGGGCGCATCGTTGAAAACGCTGACGAAATCCAGGTGTGAGGCTTCGGCTAGCCACGTGAACGGATAATAAAGGGGCGCGATTGATGCGCCCCTTTGCTTTTTGAAGGATGGAGATGGAACGAGATGAAAACGTTACTCCTGCTGCGCCACGCCAAATCGAGTTGGGCCGACGACCGTCTGTCTGACTTCGACCGGCCGCTGAACGACCGCGGCCGGGAAGACGCCCCCCGTATGGGCAAGCTGCTGCGACAACACGATCTCGTCCCCGATCTGATCATCGCCTCGCCCGCCAAACGGGCGGCATCCACCGCCAAGCGCGCCGCCGAGGCCGCCGGTTACGAGGGCGAGATCCGCCACGCCGACGATCTCTATCTGGCCGAGCCAGAGGTCTACCTGGGCCTGGCTCGCCGGGCGGATGATCGGATTGCCACCCTGATGCTGGTGGGGCACAATCCGGGTATTGAGGAGTGTGTGGGGCTGCTGGCCGGGCACGATGAGGTCATGCCCACGGGGGGGCTGGCCTGCTTCCGGCTGCCCATCGAGCGCTGGACGGATTTGCGGACGACCGGGCACTATGAACTGGTGGGTGTCTGGCGGCCGAAGGAACTCTAGCTCTCCAGATGAACGTGGAGCTTGCTCAGGCTCTTGTTCTGAACCACCCATAGCCCGACGAGGCCGATTTGCAGTTCGTATAGTGCTTTGCCCTCTTCGGTCACCTCGCGCATCACGTCCCGCTCCACCAATGCGTTGAGGGCGTGGGTCACTTCGGTCGGGTCAAGCTCGATGCTGTACGACGCCAGATAGTCGATTATCTCCTCGGGGTGGAGCGGTTCGTTGCGATCCATCAGATGGGCGGCGGCGGCCAGCACCGCCCGCTCGGCCAGATTGGCCCGCTGCCACAGATAGGCGAAATGCACTTCGCCCAGCCGCAGCATCTCATCCAGGGCCACGTTGACGTCGGAGATGGTGACGTAGCCGGTTTTTTGCTGATTGGCCTGCTTCACCAGCGTGTAACAGACCAGTTGCAGGAAGTAGGGATGCCCGGCGGTGACGCGCAAAATCTTGTCCAGCGCCAAGTCGTCATAGATCAGATGGGGGGCCACCGGTTCGCAGATCAGACGCTCGGCCGCCGCGCGGCTGAGGAAGTCGATCTTGCGATAGAGGGCGATGTTGAACAACACCGACCAGTAATCGGCGCTCATCTCCTCCAGGCGGCGCGTGCCGACAAATACGAAGCCCAGACCGGCCGTGTGTTGCATCAGGTGGCGCATGTAGGGGAAGAACGTGCGCGGCAGGATGCCGTCGGCCACCATCGACTCGAACGCCTCGAACTCATCGAAGACCAATAGCAGCGTCGTATCGTCCGGCAACAGCCGCCGCGCCGCCGGCAGAAATTCACGCTGCAAGACGCGCGCCGGGTCGGCCTGCCACACGTCCAACTCGGGCACAGTCAGGCTCATCCCCCGCCGATCCAGCGTGTCGGCGATATGCCAGGCGAACTCCTGCAATAGCGCCGCCATACCCGACGACACGCCCAACGATTGGCAATCGATGTAGACCGGCAAGAGGTGGGGCGGCAGATAATCCTCCAGCCGCAACAGCAGCGACGTTTTGCCCGTGCGCCGCTGGCCGACGAGCATGAACACGTTGCGCTGGCTCTGGCTGCCGGCGTGCTCGGCGATGAAGCCGAATAGCTCCTCGCGGCCGAAGAACAGCGGGCTATCCTTGCGCAGCGGCGTACCCGGCAGATAGGGATTGGCGATGGGCACAAATTCGCGCACCGGCGGCAACAGGTGAACCATGTCGCCAAAGGCGGCTGTCTTGTCGTGCCGGTTGCGGTCGTCGTAGGTCAGCGATAGCCCCACTCGGAAGCGCTCTTCGGCCTGCGGCTCGATCAGGAAGCGCACTTGGCGGGCGCGGCCCGACGGCAAAAACGGGATCATCTGCGGCGCGCTTTTCACGTGGTAGGCCGGGTTTTCGTCCAACGTGGCGATGATGTTTTCGGCCGCGGCGCGCCCGGTGTTGCGAATTTCCAGGGCGACGTGGGTCTGGCCGTTGGGGGCCAGTCGCTTGGTTTTCAGCGACACTTCCAGTTCGGCCCGGCCGCGCTGCTCCTCGATCTCGGCCGACAACAGGCCCGACCACCGCCGGGCGATGGCCCGCACCAGCGTGCGCTCCACGCTGGGCGCGAACTCGTCCAACTGGTCTTGCACCTGTCGCAGCCGCACGGCGGCCTGATTGAGATAGACCAGCCGGTCTTCGACGGCCTCGACCCGCTCGCTGTCGCGCATGTTGGTCAGCACCGGCAGCAGCGTCTCCAGGATGGGCGACCACTCTTTGCGCTCCTCCAGAATGGTCAGCAGATGGACGAACTGCGGCCGAACCAGCACCAGTTCGGTAATCGACGGCGCTTCCAGCATGGCCTGGCACGTTTTGTAAATCGACCGGCGTTGCGGCAGGGTGTGCCAATTTTGGCCGGACGCGGCGACATCCTCCAGGGCGCGAGTGATGATCGGCAGCCCTGCCTGGGGCCGGTTGGCGAGCAGGAATAAGCCGTCGGCCAGATTGGCGACGTTGCTATCGCCCGCGCGGCGGGCAC is drawn from Candidatus Promineifilum breve and contains these coding sequences:
- the eno gene encoding phosphopyruvate hydratase: MDYIESVHAREVLDSRGNPTVEVEVTLYEGAVGRAIVPSGASTGVHEAWEKRDGDKKRYGGKGVLQAVDAVNDEVAEALVGWPATDQAGIDLAMIELDGTENKSRLGANGILGVSLAVARAAAASQDLPLYRYLGGVGGRTLPVPMMNIMNGGKHAAGATDMQEFMVMPVGASTYSEGLRWGVEIYHSLKKVLSKKGYSTTVGDEGGFAPRVSANSEALDLILEAIREAGYTAGEQIMLAMDPAASEFYEDGKYHLKVEGKSLTGREMVDFWESWVDKYPIISIEDGLHEDDWDNWAAMVDRLGDRLQIVGDDLLVTNVKRIQTAIDRKAANSLLCKVNQIGTLTEAIESVNLVQRNGWTAVVSHRSGESEDATISDLVVALNAGQIKTGAPARSDRVAKYNQLLRIEEDLGEAAVYPGIKAFSNLRR
- a CDS encoding ATP-dependent Clp protease proteolytic subunit — translated: MKDDIGFQPLLDDDDDDDDSPAVEPLEPTEEPGEGEEGEEGKDDDEDDDEDKSEKKGAPSGSMEERLLKSRTILIYGEIDMAVAQDVTRRLLVMDAESQDDIRIFINSPGGHVESGDTIFDMIRFVKSPVKVIGTGWVASAGALIYAAAELENRYSLPNTRFLLHQPAGGMSGQASDIAIEAQEILKMRRRLNEIFARQTGQSIEKVEGDTDRNFWMSAAQAKEYGLVGRIVENADEIQV
- a CDS encoding SixA phosphatase family protein, which codes for MKTLLLLRHAKSSWADDRLSDFDRPLNDRGREDAPRMGKLLRQHDLVPDLIIASPAKRAASTAKRAAEAAGYEGEIRHADDLYLAEPEVYLGLARRADDRIATLMLVGHNPGIEECVGLLAGHDEVMPTGGLACFRLPIERWTDLRTTGHYELVGVWRPKEL